AAAGCCAAATCAATGGCAGCATCACCATTACATTCCAATGCTACCGGTATGTTTTCTTTATCGGCTGTCTCAAGAAATTGCTCTAACTTCCTGGGAGATTGTTTAAGGGCATCAGGCCATTTATTGCTTGAGTGGGGGCGATTTGTTTGCAGCAAGGGAGTAGTGAGAAATGCGGCTCCGTCTTGGGCGCTACCATCCACTTTAAACAGTACCGGGCCAACATATAGACGCAGAAGATCCTGGTAAATTAAGTCCATGCGTTTTTTTTCAGTAATCGTGGAGGGCAACACAATTACATCAAGAGGAAAATTGGGAGACGAAGTTAATTGCTCATACTCTGGAATCCAGGCAGGATTAAACATGGCTTCTGTCGCAGTGGTATAACCTTGTCGGCTATACTGCCGTGCAGCCTGTTGTATGGCCTTGCTAACCTCCTCTTTACTGATAAGAGTACCAAACAGGTTTGCTAAGGAAATATCGCGAATAAATCCGTTTTTATCGATAATAATATCCTTGCTGTTAGGAAAACCAGCAATCTTTTGCACTGCTGCTTGATTAACCAATGCTTGATTGCCTGACGCGTATAGAACAAGCGTAGGAACAGTCGGCTGCAAATTATTTAACATCGGTTGATTTAACAATTCACCTTTTATGTGTAGCGGATCATAGCCATTTACAATACTCCATCCATTGGTGTTAGAGATTTGCTTTAAGGTATTTAAAAACCTGTCGAGGCTTTTAATTTCCTGCCAATCAGGTTGTTGCAAAGCATTGGTGGTTGATACATCAAGAGCGTTTTTAGAGAGCCAGCCATAAAGAAGAAATTTTGAATAAGTATCGATAAAGCCTGGGACAACAAAGGCGCCTTTTAAATCAATAACCCGTGTGTCTTTACCACGACAAGCCTGCATTAAAGTCGCTTCGTCACCGACAGCTAATAATCGTTGTCTTCCAACAGCGACGGCAGAGGCCTTAGGCTGCTTGGGATTCAAGGTAATAAATGTTGCATTCGTGTAAATGGTGGTTGCATTGTGACATACGTGAGGGTCTCTGGACTGAGAATGACTGAGATGAGACAAAAGAAAAACTGCTAGTCCAATAGACAGGATGAATGCTCTAGGCCGATTCATGTAGCCTCCTCTGAGTGCATTAGATTTATCCTATCAAGTTCTCTATCGATTGCAAGACGATCTTATTATGATGCAATTTTGAACAGCTGGCCAGTTTTTACGGTATAATTATGTTCCTAAAATGAGGATGCGAAAAACCGCAATTTTTTAATTGTTATTTTCACTTTGTTGCAGGGGTTATGAATTTCTAAAATCGCCTGGCGTAGACTTAAGGTGTGTGGAGAAATTGTAATCGCCTCTAAAGAATGGCTTGATTAGCTAAATAAAGCCACGCTATTTTATGCACCACAATAAAGAAATATTTCCTTTAAAAGGATTCACTAATTTACAAATTCATCAAGGTGGCGTAGAGTAAGGCTATTTTTGTTTAGTTTTTACACGATTATTAAGGTTATCTTAAGCTTGTCCACGTTACAATGACCTTTTGCCAGTAGTTTGGAACAGCAGAGAAGGAATGCAATGAGCAGTAAAAAACACGTGTTAACCGTTTTCAGTTTGACCATGATTACTGTTGGTTCAGTTGATAGTATTCGCAATTTGCCAGCAACCGCTTTATTTGGAAGTCAGCTGATTTCTTTTTTCATCCTGGGCGCCCTATTTTTTTTAATTCCTACTGCGTTAGTTTCCGCAGAACTGGCCTCTGGATGGGCGAAACAAGGCGGAATTTACATCTGGGTCAAGGAAGCTTTTGGCAAGAAAACTGGGTTCCTGGCAATATGGCTACAATGGATTGAAAACGTCATCTGGTATCCCACTATTTTATCATTTGTAGCCGGCACGATTGGTTATTTAATCAATCCGGCAATGGCTAGTAATCCTTATTTTCTGTGGTTGGTTATTGTCAGCTCATTTTGGGGGGCAACGCTGATAAATCTAAAAGGTATGCGTTCATCTGCCTTATTTAGCAACGTTTGCGCTCTTTCCGGCCTATTGTTACCCATGGCTCTTATTATTGGTTTGGGTGCACTGTGGATAGTGGGGGGTAACCCTTTGCAAGTACAATTTGATTCACATAGTATCAGTCCCCACTGGCAGGATAGATCGATGTGGGTTTCTCTAACTGCGATTATGATGTCTTTTTGCGGTATTGAAATTGCGACAGTACATGCCAACGATGTACAAAATCCACAACAAGCCTTTCCTCGTGCGTTAATTTATTCAGTGCTTATTATTCTTGGTACCTTAATTTTAGGGTCACTAGCTATTGCTGTGGTTTTACCTCAACATGAAATTAATCTCGTCGCAGGTATTATGCAAGCGTTTGATGCTTTTTTTGCAAGGTATCATTTAAGTTGGTTTATGCCTGTGGTAGCCGTGATGTTGGTTATGGGGGGATTAGGCGGTGTCAGCAACTGGATTATTGCTCCAACCAAAGGCTTGTTAGTAGCCGCAGAAGACGGAAATTTGCCTGCCTTGTTTCAAACAGCAAATCGTAATGGCGCTCCTATTGTTATGTTGGTTTTACAAGCTGTGATTGTGACTATTCTTTCTGCTTTATTCCTCTTTATGCCTTCCGTTAATGGCTCTTATTGGTTATTGACTGCGTTGGCAGCGCAGCTTTATATGCTGATGTACTTACTGATGTTTTTTGCTGCCTTTAAATTACGCATTAGCGCTCCTTCCCACCCTCGAGCCTTTCGTATCCCTGGAGGGATAGTTGGCATGGGCTTGGTAGGAGGCGTTGGTATAGTAGGTTGTTTAACCACCTTGGTAGTGAGCTTTATGCCTCCGGAGGGTATTAATGTAGGTTCCGTGAGCCGTTATGAACTAACTCTGGTAGCAGGACTAATATTTATGTGTCTACCGCCTTTTATCAGTACCTGGTTTCAAGCGCGTGCCAATACTGCAATAAAATCTGATGCCGCTGCTGTATAATTAATATGACTGTCGGGTTATCGCTTGAAGAACTAGAGGCTCGTTTGCCTGAGTTGGAATGGCAAATGAGGGACCTGGGGCATATGATTTCAACCAAAACTTTACCTAAAGGATTATTTCGTTTATCAGAAGAAGCCAGTCCTGCCGCTTTTATTAATGAAATAAAGCAGGATATTAATAGTCTGACCAACTATCAAAATGGGCATAGCGGTTGCTATCTGGCGCAAAGAATCCAGCAAAAAATTAATGTCCTGGTGGCATTATGCCGTTTGAAAGTCAATCCATTACCGCCACCAGACAACTATTATTTAAACATGATTACCACGCGTCAGCACTATGTAGAGGCGTTGGAAAAGGAAATTGCATCGTTATCAAAGCAACGGCAGGCGCTAAAGAGTCGTTTGGAGCAAATTAATGAGGCGAACCAACTTAATTTGCACGCCGAAGTGGGGGAGATTGAAAAGCGCCTTACTCTGGCACAAGAAGCAATCTTACGAGTGACGAAATGGTGACTATCGCTGCTCAAAACAAAACCTTTCATTCTTTTCCAGTAATTGCGCAAAGGCTTCTGGGGACATAGGATGCCTGTAAAAAAAGCCTTGACCTTCGTCGCAATGACAGCTTTTTAAAAACTGTAGCTGCTCAAAGGTTTCAATACCCTCAGCAAGAACCCGTAGTTTAAGGCTA
This region of Legionella clemsonensis genomic DNA includes:
- a CDS encoding amidohydrolase, with amino-acid sequence MNRPRAFILSIGLAVFLLSHLSHSQSRDPHVCHNATTIYTNATFITLNPKQPKASAVAVGRQRLLAVGDEATLMQACRGKDTRVIDLKGAFVVPGFIDTYSKFLLYGWLSKNALDVSTTNALQQPDWQEIKSLDRFLNTLKQISNTNGWSIVNGYDPLHIKGELLNQPMLNNLQPTVPTLVLYASGNQALVNQAAVQKIAGFPNSKDIIIDKNGFIRDISLANLFGTLISKEEVSKAIQQAARQYSRQGYTTATEAMFNPAWIPEYEQLTSSPNFPLDVIVLPSTITEKKRMDLIYQDLLRLYVGPVLFKVDGSAQDGAAFLTTPLLQTNRPHSSNKWPDALKQSPRKLEQFLETADKENIPVALECNGDAAIDLALNLINKVQNTQSKTPLNAIIINALFVRNDQLQRLQQLKVKVSWFVPHFYYWGPAFCSFFKDWQGNYQTNPLASAQKIMTSLSAHPNSPAAPPVPLQLLALINSGKLQNGLSVNEKCLAIKPAKASLDVTEALKALTLNAALLYGLENDKGSLVPGKLADMTLLSADPLRTDIQTIRVLGTISRGTLYFNHP
- a CDS encoding APC family permease, translating into MSSKKHVLTVFSLTMITVGSVDSIRNLPATALFGSQLISFFILGALFFLIPTALVSAELASGWAKQGGIYIWVKEAFGKKTGFLAIWLQWIENVIWYPTILSFVAGTIGYLINPAMASNPYFLWLVIVSSFWGATLINLKGMRSSALFSNVCALSGLLLPMALIIGLGALWIVGGNPLQVQFDSHSISPHWQDRSMWVSLTAIMMSFCGIEIATVHANDVQNPQQAFPRALIYSVLIILGTLILGSLAIAVVLPQHEINLVAGIMQAFDAFFARYHLSWFMPVVAVMLVMGGLGGVSNWIIAPTKGLLVAAEDGNLPALFQTANRNGAPIVMLVLQAVIVTILSALFLFMPSVNGSYWLLTALAAQLYMLMYLLMFFAAFKLRISAPSHPRAFRIPGGIVGMGLVGGVGIVGCLTTLVVSFMPPEGINVGSVSRYELTLVAGLIFMCLPPFISTWFQARANTAIKSDAAAV